A region from the Neomonachus schauinslandi chromosome 2, ASM220157v2, whole genome shotgun sequence genome encodes:
- the CASP3 gene encoding caspase-3 isoform X2 — protein sequence MENTEHSVDAKSIKNSETKILHGSKSVDSGMFLDNSYKMDYPEMGLCIIINNKNFHRSTGMTPRSGTDVDAANLRETFTNLKYEVRNKNDLTCEEILELMDSVSKEDHSKRSSFVCVLLSHGDEGIIFGTNGPIDLKKLTGFFRGDYCRSLTGKPKLFIIQACRGTELDCGIETDSGTEDDMACQKIPVEADFLYAYSTAPGYYSWRNSKDGSWFIQSLCTMLKLYAYKLEFMHILTRVNRKVAMEFESFSLNSAFHGKKQIPCIVSMLTKELYLYH from the exons ATGGAGAACACTGAACACTCAGTGGATgcaaaatccattaaaaattcAGAAAC AAAGATCTTACATGGAAGCAAATCAGTGGACTCTGGAATGTTCTTGGACAACAGTTATAAAATGGATTATCCTGAAATGGGTTTatgtataataattaataataagaaCTTTCATAGAAGTACTG GAATGACACCTCGATCTGGTACAGATGTAGATGCAGCAAACCTCCGGGAAACATTCACAAACTTGAAATATGAAGTCAGGAATAAAAATGATCTCACATGCGAAGAAATTTTGGAATTAATGGACAGTg TCTCTAAAGAAGATCATAGCAAAAGGAGCAGTTTTGTTTGCGTGCTTCTAAGCCATGGGGATGAAGGAATAATTTTTGGAACAAATGGACCCATTGACCTGAAAAAATTAACAGGTTTCTTCAGAGGGGATTATTGTCGAAGTCTGACTGGAAAACCCAAACTTTTCATTATTCAG GCCTGCCGAGGCACAGAACTGGACTGCGGTATTGAGACAGACAGTGGAACCGAGGATGACATGGCCTGTCAGAAAATACCAGTTGAAGCAGACTTCTTGTATGCCTATTCTACGGCCCCTG GTTACTATTCCTGGCGAAATTCAAAGGACGGATCCTGGTTCATCCAGTCACTTTGTACGATGCTGAAACTATATGCTTACAAGCTTGAATTTATGCACATTCTTACCCGGGTTAACCGAAAGGTAGCCATGGAATTTGAGTCCTTTTCTCTTAATTCTGCTTTTCATGGAAAGAAACAGATTCCGTGTATTGTGTCTATGCTCACAAAAGAACTGTATCTTTATCACTAA
- the CASP3 gene encoding caspase-3 isoform X1 translates to MGSTFTSGRPEKTWENSGRQVLEVSMENTEHSVDAKSIKNSETKILHGSKSVDSGMFLDNSYKMDYPEMGLCIIINNKNFHRSTGMTPRSGTDVDAANLRETFTNLKYEVRNKNDLTCEEILELMDSVSKEDHSKRSSFVCVLLSHGDEGIIFGTNGPIDLKKLTGFFRGDYCRSLTGKPKLFIIQACRGTELDCGIETDSGTEDDMACQKIPVEADFLYAYSTAPGYYSWRNSKDGSWFIQSLCTMLKLYAYKLEFMHILTRVNRKVAMEFESFSLNSAFHGKKQIPCIVSMLTKELYLYH, encoded by the exons ATGGGAAGTACCTTTACTTCTGGAAGGCCAGAGAAGACATGGGAGAACTCCGGAAGACAAGTA TTAGAAGTATCCATGGAGAACACTGAACACTCAGTGGATgcaaaatccattaaaaattcAGAAAC AAAGATCTTACATGGAAGCAAATCAGTGGACTCTGGAATGTTCTTGGACAACAGTTATAAAATGGATTATCCTGAAATGGGTTTatgtataataattaataataagaaCTTTCATAGAAGTACTG GAATGACACCTCGATCTGGTACAGATGTAGATGCAGCAAACCTCCGGGAAACATTCACAAACTTGAAATATGAAGTCAGGAATAAAAATGATCTCACATGCGAAGAAATTTTGGAATTAATGGACAGTg TCTCTAAAGAAGATCATAGCAAAAGGAGCAGTTTTGTTTGCGTGCTTCTAAGCCATGGGGATGAAGGAATAATTTTTGGAACAAATGGACCCATTGACCTGAAAAAATTAACAGGTTTCTTCAGAGGGGATTATTGTCGAAGTCTGACTGGAAAACCCAAACTTTTCATTATTCAG GCCTGCCGAGGCACAGAACTGGACTGCGGTATTGAGACAGACAGTGGAACCGAGGATGACATGGCCTGTCAGAAAATACCAGTTGAAGCAGACTTCTTGTATGCCTATTCTACGGCCCCTG GTTACTATTCCTGGCGAAATTCAAAGGACGGATCCTGGTTCATCCAGTCACTTTGTACGATGCTGAAACTATATGCTTACAAGCTTGAATTTATGCACATTCTTACCCGGGTTAACCGAAAGGTAGCCATGGAATTTGAGTCCTTTTCTCTTAATTCTGCTTTTCATGGAAAGAAACAGATTCCGTGTATTGTGTCTATGCTCACAAAAGAACTGTATCTTTATCACTAA